Proteins from one Dysgonomonas sp. HDW5A genomic window:
- a CDS encoding alpha/beta hydrolase produces the protein MEKKIQKAPDYFKDPHLSVETKEYLKVLNGGGPAVETLSKEDARNVLVTVQAGVKVDVSGIEESEKTITYNSQTLKLTVVRPKGIKEKLPVFIFSHGGGWILGDYPTHKRMVRDLVVESGYAAVFVNYTPSPEATYPQAIHEIYEATKWVAEFGHEINVDGKRLALVGNSVGGNMSIATSLMAKANGGPEIKVQVLLWPVADIDFSTDSYTIYGEQRFLTSSLMKWMFDQYTTDPKQRKEIYLAPLQASVNELKDLPPTVIQVAENDILRDEAEALGRKLDEAGVDVTTVRYNGVIHDFGLLNGFATIPQTRSLFTYTAAVLKHYLK, from the coding sequence ATGGAAAAAAAGATTCAAAAAGCACCGGATTATTTTAAAGATCCGCATCTGAGTGTTGAAACTAAAGAATATTTGAAAGTTCTGAACGGAGGTGGTCCTGCTGTTGAAACCTTATCAAAGGAGGATGCTCGTAATGTACTTGTTACGGTTCAGGCAGGAGTAAAAGTCGATGTCTCGGGCATCGAAGAATCCGAAAAAACAATAACATATAATTCTCAGACTCTTAAGCTTACAGTTGTTCGACCTAAGGGTATAAAAGAAAAACTGCCTGTCTTCATCTTTTCTCATGGAGGAGGATGGATATTGGGAGATTATCCAACACATAAACGCATGGTTCGCGATTTGGTTGTTGAATCGGGGTATGCTGCTGTTTTTGTAAACTATACACCTTCGCCCGAAGCCACATATCCACAAGCTATTCACGAGATTTATGAAGCTACCAAATGGGTGGCTGAGTTTGGCCATGAAATAAATGTGGATGGCAAACGCCTCGCTCTGGTAGGTAACAGCGTGGGTGGTAATATGTCGATTGCAACCAGTTTGATGGCTAAAGCGAATGGAGGGCCTGAAATTAAAGTACAGGTTTTATTGTGGCCTGTAGCAGATATCGATTTTAGTACCGATTCATATACTATTTATGGGGAACAGAGATTTCTTACTTCATCATTGATGAAATGGATGTTCGATCAGTATACTACCGATCCTAAACAGCGTAAAGAAATATATCTGGCTCCTTTGCAAGCTTCAGTTAACGAATTAAAGGATTTGCCGCCTACCGTCATTCAAGTGGCAGAAAACGACATTTTAAGAGATGAAGCCGAGGCTCTCGGACGTAAATTAGACGAAGCAGGGGTAGATGTAACCACAGTTCGTTACAATGGTGTAATTCACGATTTCGGACTATTGAACGGCTTTGCAACCATACCGCAAACCCGCTCACTATTCACATATACGGCAGCAGTCTTAAAGCATTATTTAAAATAA
- a CDS encoding GH36-type glycosyl hydrolase domain-containing protein: MDKLRYLHKKIEEQPLRDELFTIEQLVQHAKQLASDEKLTSGRKDNFLLERLNYNDKVLRDFNKATLILKKPDNITPATKWLVDNFYLVEEHIQLARRHFPKKYSQELPCLATGVSKRLPRVYSIVLELLSHVDAQIDKESLKAFIEAYQTESPLKLGELWAIPIMLRLALIENLQRIVSGLEKKQSDRDIANAWVDKLQLMAKKRPSRLIEVVADMAKSNIPLSSAFVSEFCQRLSSQNPMLHIARRWLEQRLAEEGLSIEELIHLEGQSQAANQLSVSHSIGSLRALAVTDWKIFVEALSLVEITLRKDPAHIYAQMDFTTRDHYRHRIETLAKYCSLSEFEVAQQVVSLAENAQGQQKNSLYSHVGYYLVGDGQRTLNKALKVKEPLTAVIGRGIHSYPLISYGGGIVLLTFIGGGALMGILETRGISFDNWKAILLSAIFLLCVSQLGVDLINWLATILVKPKILPRLDFSEGIPIEYRTMVVIPTIISCPDTVDRLIDNLELHYLSNRDQQLHFAILTDFPDASLEVTESDGVILERARRGIEILNRKYPSDNTTIFYLFHRPRRWNPGENCWMGYERKRGKLMEFNALLRGKAPDAFSIIEGDRSILSSIKYVITLDTDTQLPGDSAYQLVGAMAHPLNHPIIDSKRNIVVKGYGILQPRVSINLVSSQRSIFTRLVSGDPGVDPYTRVTSDVYQDVFREGSFVGKGIYDVDAFERVLADRLPENKILSHDLLESIYVRSALISDVELFEAYPPGYNLDAIRRHRWVRGDWQIIQWLLPWVPTFNKKWAKNPISRLGVWKMMDNLRRSLLAPAFLLFLVLFYILFPQSIWLMPLLVGIIAFLPVLLSFSTNILYKSEDQSWPMHLEEAFRKSWRQFKQVLFSLVLLPYEAYLNMDAIIATLWRLTVTHKHLLKWKTSIDAEQTAGDSLSNFYRSMWFSPAFSMLCAVLLAIVDPIILLYSFPVWLAWGAAPGIAWLISRPFKQYKPEFTTEQTLLLHRIARKTWYFFETFVNAKENWLAPDNFQEVPVPVVASRTSPTNIGLSLLANLSAYDLGYLSAGKMLERTQLTFTTMGELKKFRGHLYNWYDTRTLEPLPPLYVSSVDSGNLAGHLLTLSGGLNELKDAPIYTPVIFSGLLDTVRVMKRYTVKNAAIAQLEKDLDESPQTLQGALTLLQSVKQQTDNIGTSLADNNNEVQSWIQTLKKNIEDHIEELLHLAPWLHIYQPTPHEDLDGNLDEVISQIKELDNGLTLREVSQLDETICPLIEITLMRLSNLKNTSAKEHIISYLNLWLTNLHKAVSHASRRIQMIRTLIDQSESFANMDFAFLYSTSKKLFVIGYNVTEQRMDNSSYDMLASEARLCSYVAIAQGQVPQEHWFSLSRLLVVSQGKPVLLSWSGSMFEYLMPLLVMPNFEHTLLDQTYKVAVKAQIEYGKTLGVPWGISESGYNRTDTYQNYQYKAFGIPSLGLKRGLSEDLVITPYATVMALMVSPKKACENMERLSETGHEGTYGYYEAIDYTPLHLRPDQKSVNIHSFMVHHQGMSLLSLVNLLKDNSMQRRFIGVPMLKASELLLQERIPHNISETAISDDSEFEIKGLHPLLVDSSEVIRMFTDTEIAPEVNLLSNGRYHVMISNSGSGYSRWQNMAVNRWREDATSDNLGMFVYLRDVNTGAFWSSTHQPTLHKGKKDEAIFTQAYAEFRQQQSDLEVHTTICVSPEDDVELRRIRLINRSQTTRTIELTTYSEVVIAPQSADEAHPAFSNLFVQTEFLPEFSAVLCTRRARSEDETPPHLLHLMLVSDNGKGDISCETDRSKFVGRGRTLANPLAMQNAGLLSNSSGSVLDPSIALRRTVTIPAGKTVTVSVVLGMAETRENAVALADKYQNGRMNERAFELAWTHSQVILNQLGIVETEAQLYSKLAGSLVYANAQRRASQPILKNNRRGQDGLWSYSISGDTPLVLLRISDVSGIDLVRQLVLAHAYWRMKGLTVELLILNEDVSVYRQSVHDEIVNLISSGIEAPLLEKAGGIFVRRIEQVPREDMLLLQAAARIVLCDELGTLAQQLQSLNISELQVSSFHPTHSITSKIDKPLPPRELVFDNGLGGFTPDGHEYVITLRPGQTTPAPWSNVIANQYFGTVVSESGSAYTWAENAHEFRITPWNNDPVKDTTGEAFYIRDEQTGEYWSPTPLPAKGSTPYVVRHGFGYTIFEHSENGITSELTVYVAMDAPIKFGVLKLKNTSGRPRKLSITGYYEWVLADLRQKSLLHVQTEIDVRTGVLFARNFYNIGFAGKIAFMDVGESRTLTGDRTEFIGQNGTLAQPSAMKRSRLSGKVGAGLDPCGAMQVVFDLGDGQERETRFRLGFAQSKEEMRDLVVRFRHPGAAKEALKEVWSYWNRTLGSINIDTPDASVNMMANGWLLYQTLSSRIWARSGYYQSGGAYGFRDQLQDVMALVHAEPSITRKQILRAASRQFSEGDVQHWWHPPMGRGVRTHFSDDYLWLPYVTCRYVSTVADTGILDERISFIEGRLLRPDEESYYDLPGRSAESATLYEHCVRSIKYGLKFGTHGLPLIGCGDWNDGMNLIGEEGRGESVWLGFFLYDVLIKFSKIAELKHDTAFAQHCLEEAEKLRTNIRENAWDGEWYRRAYFDDGTPLGSKVNDECHIDSLPQSWSVISGAGDPERSLMGMEQVEKQLVRREDKLIQLFTAPFDKSELNPGYIKGYIPGVRENGGQYTHGAIWTVLAFALMGETEKAWELFGLLNPINHADTAERTAIYKVEPYVIAADVYAAEGHLGRGGWTWYTGSAAWMYRLLVETLLGVNLMGDTLQLLPQLPQKWDNYKIHYRYKDTAYHITILRIKDSSSPRLVLDGQQQDNKDTFVMVDDRKDHFVDLWIV; this comes from the coding sequence ATGGATAAATTAAGGTATTTGCATAAAAAAATAGAAGAACAGCCTTTACGGGATGAACTATTCACTATTGAACAGCTCGTTCAGCATGCTAAACAACTGGCATCAGATGAAAAACTAACCAGTGGAAGAAAAGATAATTTTTTGCTTGAGCGTCTTAATTATAATGATAAGGTATTACGCGATTTTAATAAAGCAACTCTTATTCTCAAAAAGCCGGACAATATAACGCCTGCAACCAAATGGTTAGTGGATAACTTTTATCTGGTTGAAGAGCATATACAGTTGGCTCGGAGGCATTTCCCTAAAAAATACAGCCAAGAATTACCCTGCCTTGCAACAGGAGTATCCAAACGACTACCGCGTGTATATAGTATCGTTCTGGAACTACTATCGCATGTAGATGCACAAATAGATAAAGAATCGCTCAAAGCATTTATAGAGGCATATCAAACAGAATCGCCACTGAAATTAGGCGAACTTTGGGCAATCCCTATTATGCTTCGACTAGCCCTTATAGAAAACCTGCAACGTATTGTTAGTGGTTTGGAGAAGAAGCAATCTGATAGGGATATTGCAAATGCATGGGTTGATAAGCTTCAATTGATGGCAAAGAAAAGACCTTCGAGACTTATCGAAGTGGTTGCCGATATGGCAAAGTCCAATATTCCGCTATCAAGTGCCTTTGTTTCTGAATTTTGTCAACGACTATCGTCACAAAATCCAATGTTGCATATTGCCCGTAGATGGCTGGAGCAAAGATTAGCGGAGGAAGGCCTATCTATTGAAGAGCTGATCCATTTAGAAGGTCAATCTCAAGCAGCCAATCAGTTGTCTGTAAGCCACAGTATCGGAAGCCTTCGGGCATTGGCTGTCACCGACTGGAAGATTTTCGTAGAAGCACTGAGTCTAGTAGAAATAACCCTTCGCAAAGATCCTGCCCATATCTATGCGCAAATGGACTTTACGACTCGTGATCATTATCGCCATAGAATAGAAACACTTGCAAAATATTGCTCGCTTTCGGAGTTTGAGGTTGCACAGCAAGTAGTAAGTTTAGCCGAAAATGCTCAAGGTCAACAAAAGAATTCTCTGTATAGCCATGTCGGCTATTATCTGGTTGGCGATGGGCAACGCACTTTAAACAAAGCACTTAAAGTAAAGGAGCCTCTTACTGCTGTTATAGGAAGAGGCATTCATAGCTATCCCCTGATTTCTTACGGAGGTGGTATTGTCCTTCTTACTTTCATAGGAGGCGGAGCCCTTATGGGAATCTTAGAAACCAGAGGGATATCATTTGATAATTGGAAAGCAATTCTTTTATCGGCTATATTTCTTCTATGTGTGAGTCAATTGGGGGTAGACCTAATTAACTGGCTTGCTACGATACTCGTTAAACCCAAAATATTACCTCGTCTCGATTTTTCGGAGGGTATTCCTATAGAATACCGCACGATGGTTGTTATCCCAACCATAATCTCATGCCCTGATACGGTAGACAGGTTAATCGATAATCTGGAATTACATTATTTATCGAATAGAGATCAGCAACTTCATTTTGCTATTCTTACCGATTTTCCTGATGCTTCACTTGAAGTCACAGAGTCTGACGGCGTCATACTCGAAAGAGCCAGACGTGGTATTGAAATTCTAAATAGAAAATACCCGTCGGACAACACTACCATTTTTTATTTATTTCATCGTCCTCGACGTTGGAATCCGGGCGAAAACTGTTGGATGGGCTATGAGCGCAAGCGCGGAAAACTGATGGAATTTAATGCCTTGCTTAGAGGAAAAGCTCCGGATGCTTTTTCTATAATAGAAGGTGACAGATCTATTCTTTCATCCATAAAATATGTAATTACTCTTGATACCGATACACAACTTCCGGGCGACAGTGCTTATCAGTTAGTCGGTGCTATGGCTCACCCGTTAAATCATCCGATTATAGATTCCAAACGGAATATTGTAGTCAAGGGTTACGGTATTCTTCAACCTCGTGTATCTATAAATCTGGTTAGCAGCCAACGTTCGATATTTACTCGCTTAGTTTCGGGCGATCCCGGCGTAGACCCATATACCCGTGTTACCTCGGATGTATATCAGGATGTATTTCGTGAAGGTTCTTTTGTCGGAAAAGGTATTTATGATGTAGATGCCTTTGAACGAGTACTGGCTGATAGATTACCTGAAAATAAAATACTAAGCCACGACTTGTTAGAATCTATTTATGTACGCTCGGCACTTATTAGTGACGTTGAGCTATTTGAAGCTTATCCTCCGGGGTATAATCTGGATGCTATTCGCCGCCATCGTTGGGTTCGGGGCGACTGGCAGATCATTCAATGGCTATTGCCATGGGTTCCTACATTTAATAAAAAATGGGCAAAGAACCCCATATCCCGATTAGGAGTCTGGAAAATGATGGATAATCTTCGCCGGAGTTTACTCGCTCCTGCTTTTCTCCTCTTTTTAGTTTTGTTTTACATCTTGTTTCCTCAAAGTATATGGTTAATGCCTTTATTGGTAGGAATCATTGCTTTTTTACCCGTTTTGCTATCGTTCTCAACCAATATTCTGTATAAGTCAGAAGATCAGTCGTGGCCCATGCATCTCGAGGAGGCCTTCCGCAAAAGTTGGCGTCAATTTAAACAAGTATTATTCTCTCTCGTATTATTACCTTACGAAGCGTATTTGAATATGGATGCTATTATAGCAACCTTATGGCGTTTGACGGTAACTCATAAACACTTACTGAAATGGAAAACATCTATAGATGCCGAGCAGACCGCAGGTGATTCGCTCTCAAATTTTTATCGCTCAATGTGGTTTTCTCCTGCATTTTCTATGCTTTGTGCAGTGCTCTTAGCTATTGTTGATCCGATAATTCTATTATACTCTTTTCCGGTTTGGCTTGCTTGGGGAGCCGCTCCCGGCATTGCATGGCTTATCAGTCGCCCGTTCAAACAATATAAACCGGAATTTACGACTGAACAAACTTTACTTTTGCATCGAATTGCCCGTAAGACATGGTATTTCTTCGAAACATTTGTAAATGCCAAAGAAAACTGGCTGGCACCCGACAATTTTCAGGAAGTACCTGTACCTGTTGTAGCTTCACGAACCTCGCCCACTAATATTGGTCTCTCGCTGTTAGCTAATCTGTCGGCGTATGATCTGGGATATTTATCTGCCGGAAAAATGTTGGAACGTACACAACTCACGTTTACAACAATGGGAGAATTGAAAAAATTCCGTGGACATTTATACAATTGGTATGATACCCGTACATTAGAACCGCTTCCTCCATTGTATGTATCGAGTGTGGATAGTGGAAATCTGGCCGGTCATTTACTGACATTAAGCGGAGGGCTTAATGAGCTTAAAGATGCTCCGATATATACACCTGTGATTTTTAGTGGACTATTAGATACTGTACGCGTAATGAAACGCTATACGGTTAAAAATGCAGCCATAGCACAACTTGAAAAAGATCTGGATGAAAGTCCTCAGACATTGCAAGGAGCACTTACTTTATTACAGTCGGTAAAACAACAGACCGACAACATCGGCACTTCTTTAGCTGACAATAATAACGAAGTACAATCTTGGATACAAACACTGAAAAAAAATATAGAAGACCATATCGAAGAATTACTACATCTGGCTCCTTGGTTGCATATCTATCAGCCTACTCCTCATGAGGATTTAGACGGTAATCTGGATGAGGTAATTTCGCAAATAAAGGAATTGGATAATGGGCTTACACTGCGTGAGGTCTCGCAACTGGATGAAACTATTTGTCCTTTGATCGAAATAACATTGATGAGGCTCTCTAACCTGAAAAACACCTCAGCTAAAGAGCATATAATATCATACCTTAATTTATGGTTGACCAATTTACATAAAGCGGTAAGCCATGCTTCACGAAGGATACAGATGATTCGGACTCTAATAGATCAGAGTGAGTCGTTTGCAAATATGGATTTTGCTTTTCTTTACAGTACATCCAAGAAACTGTTCGTTATTGGCTATAATGTAACGGAGCAACGTATGGATAATTCCTCATATGACATGCTTGCTTCGGAAGCCCGATTGTGTAGTTATGTAGCTATCGCTCAGGGGCAGGTTCCTCAGGAGCACTGGTTCTCTTTGAGTCGTCTTTTGGTAGTCTCTCAAGGTAAACCCGTATTATTGTCATGGAGTGGTTCGATGTTCGAATACTTAATGCCTCTTTTAGTAATGCCTAATTTTGAGCATACTTTACTTGATCAGACTTATAAAGTAGCAGTAAAAGCACAGATAGAATACGGTAAAACACTTGGAGTACCTTGGGGTATTTCAGAATCGGGTTATAACCGTACCGATACTTATCAGAATTATCAATACAAAGCATTCGGTATACCTAGTCTCGGATTGAAACGGGGCTTGTCCGAAGATCTGGTTATTACCCCTTATGCAACAGTTATGGCATTGATGGTTTCACCGAAGAAAGCATGTGAAAACATGGAGCGTTTGAGTGAAACAGGTCATGAAGGTACATATGGTTATTATGAAGCTATTGATTATACACCGCTGCATCTTCGTCCCGATCAAAAAAGTGTAAATATCCATTCTTTCATGGTGCATCACCAGGGAATGAGTCTTTTATCACTGGTCAATTTGTTAAAGGACAACTCCATGCAGAGACGTTTTATTGGAGTACCGATGCTTAAGGCCTCAGAGTTATTATTGCAAGAACGTATACCTCATAATATTTCAGAGACTGCCATATCCGATGATTCGGAATTTGAAATAAAAGGTCTGCATCCTCTTCTGGTGGACAGCTCCGAAGTAATTCGTATGTTCACCGATACCGAGATTGCTCCCGAGGTCAACTTGTTGTCCAACGGTCGTTATCACGTGATGATCAGCAACAGTGGAAGTGGATACAGCCGCTGGCAAAATATGGCTGTTAACCGTTGGCGTGAAGATGCTACAAGTGACAATCTGGGAATGTTTGTTTATCTCAGAGATGTTAATACAGGTGCTTTTTGGTCCAGTACGCATCAACCTACTTTACATAAAGGAAAAAAAGATGAGGCGATTTTCACTCAGGCTTATGCAGAGTTCCGTCAACAACAGTCAGACTTGGAGGTGCATACAACTATCTGTGTTTCGCCCGAAGACGATGTCGAGTTGAGACGTATTCGATTAATAAATCGTTCTCAAACAACCCGTACGATAGAACTGACTACATATAGCGAAGTGGTTATTGCTCCTCAATCGGCAGATGAGGCACATCCCGCTTTTAGCAATTTATTTGTTCAAACCGAATTTCTACCCGAATTTTCAGCAGTACTTTGTACCAGAAGAGCCCGTTCGGAAGACGAAACGCCTCCGCATTTATTACACTTAATGCTTGTTTCGGATAATGGCAAAGGAGATATATCGTGTGAAACCGATCGCTCTAAATTTGTCGGACGCGGACGCACCTTAGCCAATCCTTTAGCAATGCAGAATGCGGGATTGCTTTCGAACAGTAGCGGCTCTGTACTTGATCCGTCTATTGCATTGCGTCGTACGGTAACTATACCCGCTGGAAAAACAGTAACGGTATCTGTTGTTTTAGGAATGGCCGAAACTCGTGAAAATGCAGTTGCTTTAGCTGACAAGTATCAAAATGGACGTATGAACGAACGGGCATTCGAATTAGCTTGGACTCATAGCCAGGTTATACTAAATCAACTAGGTATTGTTGAAACAGAAGCTCAGTTGTACAGTAAACTGGCCGGATCTTTAGTATATGCCAATGCTCAGCGACGAGCCTCTCAACCAATTCTCAAAAATAACAGAAGAGGACAAGACGGGCTTTGGAGTTACAGTATTTCGGGCGATACTCCTTTAGTGTTATTACGGATAAGTGATGTTTCAGGAATTGATCTGGTGCGTCAGTTGGTATTGGCTCATGCCTATTGGCGAATGAAAGGCTTAACGGTAGAGCTTCTTATTTTGAATGAGGATGTATCGGTATACCGTCAATCGGTACACGATGAAATAGTTAATCTTATTTCTTCGGGTATTGAGGCACCGCTATTGGAAAAAGCAGGAGGAATATTTGTTCGTCGTATCGAACAGGTACCTCGTGAAGATATGCTACTATTACAAGCCGCAGCACGTATTGTTTTATGTGACGAATTGGGAACTTTGGCGCAGCAACTTCAATCGTTGAATATTTCGGAACTACAGGTATCATCTTTTCATCCTACACATTCTATTACTTCTAAAATAGATAAACCTTTACCCCCAAGAGAGTTGGTTTTCGATAATGGATTGGGAGGTTTTACTCCTGATGGTCACGAGTATGTGATTACTTTACGTCCCGGACAAACAACGCCTGCTCCCTGGAGTAATGTGATCGCAAATCAATATTTCGGAACTGTTGTTTCGGAAAGCGGAAGTGCCTATACTTGGGCCGAAAATGCCCATGAATTCCGCATCACACCTTGGAATAACGATCCGGTAAAAGATACAACGGGAGAGGCTTTCTATATACGTGACGAGCAAACCGGAGAATACTGGTCGCCCACACCCTTACCTGCAAAAGGATCTACACCTTATGTGGTAAGGCATGGTTTCGGTTATACAATATTCGAACATAGCGAAAACGGAATCACTTCAGAACTTACTGTGTATGTTGCTATGGATGCCCCGATTAAGTTTGGAGTATTGAAACTTAAAAATACTTCGGGAAGACCTCGCAAGTTATCCATAACCGGATATTATGAGTGGGTTTTGGCTGATCTACGTCAGAAAAGCTTGCTTCATGTTCAAACAGAGATTGATGTCAGAACCGGAGTATTATTTGCCCGAAATTTCTATAATATCGGTTTTGCCGGAAAAATAGCTTTTATGGATGTGGGTGAATCACGCACATTAACCGGTGACAGAACCGAATTTATCGGACAAAACGGAACTCTTGCCCAACCCTCAGCAATGAAACGCAGCCGCCTTTCGGGCAAAGTAGGTGCAGGGCTTGATCCTTGTGGTGCTATGCAGGTTGTATTTGATTTGGGTGACGGGCAAGAACGTGAGACTCGTTTCCGTCTCGGATTTGCTCAAAGCAAAGAAGAAATGCGTGATCTGGTAGTGCGTTTCCGACATCCCGGTGCAGCCAAAGAGGCTCTTAAGGAAGTCTGGAGTTATTGGAATCGTACATTGGGATCCATCAATATAGATACACCCGATGCTTCTGTAAATATGATGGCAAACGGATGGTTGCTGTATCAAACATTGAGCAGCCGTATATGGGCTCGCTCGGGATATTATCAGTCGGGAGGAGCATACGGTTTCCGTGATCAGTTGCAAGATGTAATGGCACTTGTACACGCCGAACCATCCATCACCCGTAAACAGATTCTACGGGCTGCAAGCAGGCAGTTTAGCGAAGGAGATGTACAACACTGGTGGCATCCACCGATGGGACGTGGTGTAAGAACACACTTCTCGGATGATTATCTATGGCTGCCTTATGTTACTTGCCGATATGTAAGTACGGTTGCCGACACAGGTATTCTCGATGAAAGAATATCTTTTATTGAAGGCAGGCTGCTCAGACCGGATGAAGAATCATATTATGATTTACCCGGACGTTCTGCCGAATCGGCAACTCTTTATGAACACTGTGTAAGAAGTATCAAATACGGTTTGAAATTCGGTACACACGGATTACCTCTCATTGGTTGCGGTGACTGGAACGATGGAATGAATCTTATCGGAGAAGAAGGTCGTGGAGAAAGCGTCTGGCTCGGATTCTTCCTGTATGATGTATTGATTAAGTTCTCTAAAATAGCCGAGTTAAAGCATGACACAGCTTTTGCTCAACATTGTTTGGAAGAGGCCGAGAAATTACGGACTAATATAAGGGAAAATGCGTGGGATGGCGAATGGTACCGCCGTGCTTACTTTGATGATGGAACGCCACTCGGATCGAAAGTAAACGATGAATGTCATATTGATTCGCTTCCTCAAAGCTGGTCTGTGATCAGTGGTGCAGGAGATCCTGAACGGTCATTGATGGGAATGGAGCAAGTAGAAAAACAACTTGTTCGTCGTGAAGATAAACTGATTCAGTTGTTTACCGCTCCTTTTGATAAATCGGAACTTAATCCGGGTTACATCAAAGGATATATTCCCGGAGTACGTGAAAACGGAGGTCAATACACACATGGTGCAATCTGGACAGTGTTGGCTTTTGCCCTTATGGGTGAAACGGAAAAGGCTTGGGAACTTTTCGGATTGCTTAATCCCATCAATCATGCAGATACTGCCGAGCGAACTGCTATTTATAAGGTAGAGCCATATGTTATAGCTGCCGACGTATATGCAGCCGAAGGACATCTCGGAAGGGGTGGCTGGACATGGTACACAGGTTCTGCGGCATGGATGTATCGTCTGTTGGTGGAAACGCTCTTAGGGGTAAATCTCATGGGCGATACATTGCAATTGTTACCACAGTTGCCTCAAAAATGGGATAATTATAAGATACACTACCGTTATAAAGACACTGCTTATCATATTACGATCCTCAGAATAAAAGATTCGTCATCGCCTCGTCTGGTTCTTGACGGGCAGCAACAGGATAACAAAGATACCTTTGTTATGGTGGATGACCGAAAAGATCATTTTGTAGATTTATGGATTGTGTAA
- a CDS encoding AraC family transcriptional regulator: MKLYVKHMVSNRCKMLVMEELDKLQIRYLTVDLGVIDVTGHITKEQKTLISIALQGSGLELIEDHKEILIEQIKTAIIKLIHYSDDQPRINFSDYLSNTLNYNYTYLSNLFTDAQGITIEHFIITHKIERVKELISYNELTFSEIAFKLHYSSIGHLSNQFKKVTGSTLSSYRTRKCMRHTNLENL, from the coding sequence ATGAAACTATATGTCAAACACATGGTGAGCAATCGTTGCAAAATGCTTGTAATGGAAGAACTAGACAAATTGCAGATTCGGTATCTTACGGTTGATCTCGGTGTAATTGATGTAACAGGACATATAACAAAAGAACAAAAAACTCTGATAAGTATTGCCTTACAAGGATCCGGATTAGAATTAATAGAGGATCACAAGGAAATATTAATTGAACAAATAAAGACGGCAATTATCAAATTGATACATTACTCGGATGATCAGCCGAGAATTAATTTTTCAGATTACCTGAGTAATACACTTAATTATAATTATACATACCTCTCAAACCTGTTTACCGATGCACAGGGCATTACTATTGAGCATTTTATTATTACTCACAAAATAGAACGGGTCAAAGAGCTTATATCTTACAACGAACTAACTTTCTCCGAAATAGCATTCAAGCTGCATTATAGCAGTATTGGTCATTTATCTAACCAATTTAAAAAGGTAACAGGTTCTACTCTTTCTTCGTACAGAACAAGAAAATGTATGAGACATACAAATCTCGAGAACCTGTGA